The following is a genomic window from Moorella glycerini.
GCCTTTATCTTAAGCCTCCAAGCCTTCCGGCCGGCCTCGGATTATACCGCCGCCCTGGGCCGGTCCGGCAAGGGTGCGGCCTGCGGCATATGCTCCTTCGCTCCGCTCAGTCCGCTATTCCTCGGCCCGGCCCTGCGGGCCGCCCTTGCCTCCCGGCCGGGCGGCAAATGTTGCAGCTAAGGCCGGAAGGCCGGGGGCTGAAGGCCCTGGATGGAAGGAGGGGGTGGTATAGGGCGAGTGGATAGAAGATCAGGGTGGTGAGTGGTTGGCCATATTGATAAATTGGCAGCCCTGGGGTAAAATGGTGGCAGGAAGGTGATAAAATGGCAACACCTTCAATACCCCTGGCCCGGGAGGGACCATTCATGAATGAAAAAATAGTTTATTCTATGGTCAAACGTATACAAGAAAAGTTTAGTCCCGAAAAAATAATAGTTTTTGGCTCCTGGGCGAGGGGTGAAGCTGGGCCGGACAGCGATGTTGACATCCTGGTTATCATGGACTGCACGCGGGAACAAAAGCGGGAGATACAGGCAGCCATTAGGAAGGAACTACGGGAGTTTAGGGTTCCCAAAGATATTGTAATTGCTAGCCCGGAGGACATAAACAAGTATAAAGATGCCTGGTGGACCGTTTACCATCCTGCCCTTGCAGAAGGGAAGGTGCTTTATGAACAGCAGTGAGAGGGAACAAGAAGCATTGAAATGGCAGGATAGGGCGAGAAGGGACCTCCGGGTAGCGAAGATGCTTTTTTATGATAAAGAACCGGAATTTGATTTGGCTTGTTACTTATCACAGCAATGTGCCGAAAAAAGCTTGAAAGCCCTCTTAATCCGCCTTGGGATAAGGTTCGCTTATAAACATGACCTTGACTACCTGGTGGGGTTATTACCACCGGAGGAGCAAGAGAAATTTTACAACACAAGATTGGAATGGTTAAGCGGATGGGTTACTGAAGGCCGTTATCCTGGAGACGCGGCAGGAGCAACCAGGGAAGATGCCCAGAATGCAATTGAGATAGCAGAAGCTATATACAATAATGTTTCCAATGCTTTGCGAAGTAAATAAAGTACCGGTACGCCGGTGCTTTTTGATTCCCACCAAATTAAAGGAGGCTGATAACATGACCCGCAAACTTGCCTTTGCCGCCCTGCTGCTTGCCGCCCTGATCTTCTCTTTCGCCGGACTAGCCCAGGCGGCCCCGGCCCATGAGGTGGTATTTAAGGTTGGGCGGGGGTATTACGTCACCGACGGCGGGCAGAACTGGATGGACGCCGTTACCTTCGTGGAAAATAACCGTACTTATGTTCCGGTGCGTTACCTGGCCTACGCCCTGGGAGTTAACGAGGAAGGCGTAAAATATGACAACGGCACCGTTACCCTCGCCCTCAACGGCAAAACCATCACTATGACTGAGGGCAGCAAGGCCCTCAAGGTTGACAACAGCGTTACTAATATGGACGTGGCTCCTATCATCAAGGACGGCCGCACTTACCTGCCGGCCAGATGGGTGGCTGAGGCCTTCGGGTATAAGGTAGACTGGTTCGACCCGATCCAGTGGGTGCTGATCCGCGACCAGGCAACCTGGAAGGCGGCGCAGCCGAAGTTTCTGAACGGGCCTGTAGACAAAGATGGGTA
Proteins encoded in this region:
- a CDS encoding nucleotidyltransferase domain-containing protein, coding for MATPSIPLAREGPFMNEKIVYSMVKRIQEKFSPEKIIVFGSWARGEAGPDSDVDILVIMDCTREQKREIQAAIRKELREFRVPKDIVIASPEDINKYKDAWWTVYHPALAEGKVLYEQQ
- a CDS encoding HEPN domain-containing protein codes for the protein MNSSEREQEALKWQDRARRDLRVAKMLFYDKEPEFDLACYLSQQCAEKSLKALLIRLGIRFAYKHDLDYLVGLLPPEEQEKFYNTRLEWLSGWVTEGRYPGDAAGATREDAQNAIEIAEAIYNNVSNALRSK